The Branchiostoma lanceolatum isolate klBraLanc5 chromosome 10, klBraLanc5.hap2, whole genome shotgun sequence genome has a window encoding:
- the LOC136442870 gene encoding uncharacterized protein isoform X2 — MVKTRGRPRMSWKGSLLVTLAVVLLALVEVTGATKTRRQTDCEGESGRFKTRRSFVYSYEAVTETTLAAQGSRFWSKLSCKLQIDYPVGCLLSMSVSDCTFSSVERETKPDKDEWQPLPHSNELARELEKSPLYFRQENGLITRLYPLADDPPYLVNIKRGMLSPLQLQVKDGYVPDSESHSYLGAHGRCNADYSVTERKEGSDIPIKMAVSKNLAECVQPTSDEENSIPNGATQECEYSLKSSGSGMIDHVTCRETFPARPEDGDSARSSVIVQKHRVLHVKSLPSSATINLDGTRISDLAYEEGGGTPYEEALDSLGEEYSDEECRVKVGIESGFILDTQLSASSSHDNSTGPENGRIGMPSAWVPNVQNKRQWFQVDFRKRRVLTGVTTQGRGNFDQWMTRYKLEHRKDDTADWTTVTDEDGQEMVFEGNSDDSTPVTRYLSQRINTQFVRIRPEQWHGGIALRLEILACPRDTNCTEAFAGGMQTCYVSRDEEAAATDDDDDKGGDDFCRTEKWLYDCFEDALRGSNCPDDQEVELRTKYITTGAELVEMMCSEPDEDED; from the exons ATGGTAAAGACAAGAGGAAGACCGAGGATGAGTTGGAAAGGCTCTCTACTGGTCACGCTTGCTGTGGTACTCCTGGCCCTGGTCGAG GTGACAGGTGCCACAAAAACAAGACGTCAGACTGATTGTGAAG GGGAGAGTGGTCGCTTTAAGACCCGGCGCAGTTTCGTGTACAGCTATGAAGCTGTGACAGAGACGACCCTGGCAGCACAAGGCAGCCGGTTCTGGTCCAAGTTGTCTTGTAAACTACAG ATAGACTATCCGGTAGGCTGCCTGCTGTCTATGTCCGTCAGTGATTGTACATTTTCCTCGGTGGAAAGGGAGACCAAGCCCGACAAGGATGAATGGCAACCCCTGCCGCACTCGAACGAGCTCGCACGGGAGCTGGAGAAATCACCCCTCTACTTCCGACAG GAGAATGGCCTGATCACTAGACTGTACCCGCTTGCCGACGACCCACCATATCTTGTCAACATCAAGAGAGGAATGCTGTCACCCTTACAGCTGCAGGTGAAGGACGGATATGTGCCGGACTCGGAGTCACACAG TTACCTAGGTGCACATGGCCGCTGTAACGCTGACTATAGCGTAACAGAGCGCAAGGAGGGCTCTGACATTCCAATCAAGATGGCCGTCAGTAAGAACCTGGCCGAATGTGTACAGCCTACGTCGGACGAGGAAAAT AGTATTCCTAACGGAGCGACACAGGAGTGTGAGTACTCGCTGAAATCGTCAGGCTCTGGCATGATTGATCACGTGACGTGTCGGGAGACATTCCCAGCTCGTCCCGAGGATGGTGATTCCGCCAGGTCTTCAGTCATCGTCCAGAAACACAGAGTCCTGCACGTCAAGTCATTGCCTAGCTCAGCTACCATAAACCTCG ATGGAACAAGGATATCTGACCTAGCCTACGAAGAGGGAGGAGGAACCCCAT ACGAGGAAGCTCTAGATTCTCTCGGAGAAGAATATTCAGACGAAG AGTGTCGTGTGAAAGTCGGGATTGAATCGGGCTTTATCCTGGACACACAGCTCTCTGCGTCATCCTCGCACGACAACTCGACAGGTCCCGAAAATGGCCGAATCGGTATGCCATCGGCTTGGGTACCCAACGTGCAGAACAAAAGGCAATGGTTTCAG GTGGACTTCCGGAAACGCCGTGTCCTGACGGGAGTCACTACTCAGGGACGAGGCAACTTCGACCAATGGATGACAAGGTACAAGTTAGAGCACCGGAAAGACGACACCGCAGATTGGACCACAGTGACAGATGAGGACGGCCAGGAAATG GTTTTTGAAGGGAACTCCGATGACAGTACCCCGGTGACGCGGTATCTGTCCCAGCGCATCAACACGCAGTTCGTGCGGATCCGGCCAGAACAGTGGCACGGTGGCATCGCTCTGAGACTGGAGATCCTGGCGTGTCCAAGAG ATACAAACTGCACCGAAGCCTTTGCTGGAGGAATGCAGACCTGTTACGTCAGTCGCGACGAAGAGGCTGCAGCTACGGACGACGATGACGACAAAGGAGGAGATGACTTCTGCAG GACCGAGAAGTGGTTGTACGACTGTTTTGAGGACGCCCTGCGTGGATCCAACTGTCCGGATGACCAGGAGGTGGAGCTGAGGACCAAGTACATCACCACTGGTGCGGAGCTGGTGGAGATGATGTGCAGCGAGCCGGATGAAGACGAAGACTAG
- the LOC136442870 gene encoding uncharacterized protein isoform X1 yields MVKTRGRPRMSWKGSLLVTLAVVLLALVEKVTGATKTRRQTDCEGESGRFKTRRSFVYSYEAVTETTLAAQGSRFWSKLSCKLQIDYPVGCLLSMSVSDCTFSSVERETKPDKDEWQPLPHSNELARELEKSPLYFRQENGLITRLYPLADDPPYLVNIKRGMLSPLQLQVKDGYVPDSESHSYLGAHGRCNADYSVTERKEGSDIPIKMAVSKNLAECVQPTSDEENSIPNGATQECEYSLKSSGSGMIDHVTCRETFPARPEDGDSARSSVIVQKHRVLHVKSLPSSATINLDGTRISDLAYEEGGGTPYEEALDSLGEEYSDEECRVKVGIESGFILDTQLSASSSHDNSTGPENGRIGMPSAWVPNVQNKRQWFQVDFRKRRVLTGVTTQGRGNFDQWMTRYKLEHRKDDTADWTTVTDEDGQEMVFEGNSDDSTPVTRYLSQRINTQFVRIRPEQWHGGIALRLEILACPRDTNCTEAFAGGMQTCYVSRDEEAAATDDDDDKGGDDFCRTEKWLYDCFEDALRGSNCPDDQEVELRTKYITTGAELVEMMCSEPDEDED; encoded by the exons ATGGTAAAGACAAGAGGAAGACCGAGGATGAGTTGGAAAGGCTCTCTACTGGTCACGCTTGCTGTGGTACTCCTGGCCCTGGTCGAG AAGGTGACAGGTGCCACAAAAACAAGACGTCAGACTGATTGTGAAG GGGAGAGTGGTCGCTTTAAGACCCGGCGCAGTTTCGTGTACAGCTATGAAGCTGTGACAGAGACGACCCTGGCAGCACAAGGCAGCCGGTTCTGGTCCAAGTTGTCTTGTAAACTACAG ATAGACTATCCGGTAGGCTGCCTGCTGTCTATGTCCGTCAGTGATTGTACATTTTCCTCGGTGGAAAGGGAGACCAAGCCCGACAAGGATGAATGGCAACCCCTGCCGCACTCGAACGAGCTCGCACGGGAGCTGGAGAAATCACCCCTCTACTTCCGACAG GAGAATGGCCTGATCACTAGACTGTACCCGCTTGCCGACGACCCACCATATCTTGTCAACATCAAGAGAGGAATGCTGTCACCCTTACAGCTGCAGGTGAAGGACGGATATGTGCCGGACTCGGAGTCACACAG TTACCTAGGTGCACATGGCCGCTGTAACGCTGACTATAGCGTAACAGAGCGCAAGGAGGGCTCTGACATTCCAATCAAGATGGCCGTCAGTAAGAACCTGGCCGAATGTGTACAGCCTACGTCGGACGAGGAAAAT AGTATTCCTAACGGAGCGACACAGGAGTGTGAGTACTCGCTGAAATCGTCAGGCTCTGGCATGATTGATCACGTGACGTGTCGGGAGACATTCCCAGCTCGTCCCGAGGATGGTGATTCCGCCAGGTCTTCAGTCATCGTCCAGAAACACAGAGTCCTGCACGTCAAGTCATTGCCTAGCTCAGCTACCATAAACCTCG ATGGAACAAGGATATCTGACCTAGCCTACGAAGAGGGAGGAGGAACCCCAT ACGAGGAAGCTCTAGATTCTCTCGGAGAAGAATATTCAGACGAAG AGTGTCGTGTGAAAGTCGGGATTGAATCGGGCTTTATCCTGGACACACAGCTCTCTGCGTCATCCTCGCACGACAACTCGACAGGTCCCGAAAATGGCCGAATCGGTATGCCATCGGCTTGGGTACCCAACGTGCAGAACAAAAGGCAATGGTTTCAG GTGGACTTCCGGAAACGCCGTGTCCTGACGGGAGTCACTACTCAGGGACGAGGCAACTTCGACCAATGGATGACAAGGTACAAGTTAGAGCACCGGAAAGACGACACCGCAGATTGGACCACAGTGACAGATGAGGACGGCCAGGAAATG GTTTTTGAAGGGAACTCCGATGACAGTACCCCGGTGACGCGGTATCTGTCCCAGCGCATCAACACGCAGTTCGTGCGGATCCGGCCAGAACAGTGGCACGGTGGCATCGCTCTGAGACTGGAGATCCTGGCGTGTCCAAGAG ATACAAACTGCACCGAAGCCTTTGCTGGAGGAATGCAGACCTGTTACGTCAGTCGCGACGAAGAGGCTGCAGCTACGGACGACGATGACGACAAAGGAGGAGATGACTTCTGCAG GACCGAGAAGTGGTTGTACGACTGTTTTGAGGACGCCCTGCGTGGATCCAACTGTCCGGATGACCAGGAGGTGGAGCTGAGGACCAAGTACATCACCACTGGTGCGGAGCTGGTGGAGATGATGTGCAGCGAGCCGGATGAAGACGAAGACTAG
- the LOC136444047 gene encoding uncharacterized protein: protein MARVFVAILLVAAAIVATVMSFPQEEKRGLRVGHSRVRGRLSPWIRYMMQQKTNGNRKVGKRMPGEAEDIPNVVSSAGGYEEKPNTTDFAEDWRLNEFLRKLLPLFNFPTEPAIPLNYKEPDY from the exons ATGGCACGTGTTTTCGTGGCGATCCTCCTTGTTGCGGCTGCCATCGTAGCGACCGTGATGAGTTTCCCGCAGGAAGAGAAGAGGGGACTCCGCGTGGGACATTCGCGGGTTCGTGGGCGACTGAGCCCGTGGATTCGATACATGATGCAACAAAA GACAAATGGCAACCGTAAGGTTGGTAAGAGAATGCCGGGGGAAGCCGAAGACATCCCGAATGTGGTCAGTTCCGCCGGAGGCTACGAGGAGAAGCCGAACACTACCGACTTCGCCGAAGATTGGCGACTGAATGAGTTCCTGCGTAAACTACTCCCGCTGTTCAACTTCCCAACTGAGCCAGCCATCCCGTTGAACTACAAAGAGCCCGACTACTAG
- the LOC136444031 gene encoding uncharacterized protein, which produces MARVFVAILLVAAAIVATVMSFPQEEKRGLRVGHWRVRGQLSPWIRYMMQQKASGNRKVGKRMPGEAEDIPNVVSSAGGYEVKPNTTDFVEDWRLNEFLRKLLPLFNFPTEPAIPLNYKEPDY; this is translated from the exons ATGGCACGTGTTTTTGTGGCGATCCTCCTTGTTGCGGCTGCCATCGTAGCGACCGTGATGAGTTTCCCGCAGGAAGAGAAGAGGGGACTCCGTGTGGGACATTGGCGGGTTCGCGGGCAACTGAGCCCGTGGATTCGATACATGATGCAACAAAA GGCAAGTGGCAACCGTAAGGTTGGTAAGAGAATGCCGGGGGAAGCCGAAGACATCCCGAATGTGGTCAGTTCCGCCGGAGGCTACGAGGTGAAGCCGAACACTACCGACTTCGTCGAAGATTGGCGACTGAATGAGTTCCTGCGTAAACTACTCCCGCTGTTCAACTTCCCAACTGAGCCAGCCATCCCGTTGAACTACAAAGAGCCCGACTACTAG